The sequence CGAAATTCCATGAAACCTAAGGAATGAGCGTATTGTGAAGAATTTGAGTATATATTCAATCCAAATCGGAGTATCTTATGCAGGGACAACAATGCTAGAGTTCTAGTTATTAGCCAAAACTTAGTGTTTGGTGTGCGAACAAAACATGTATCCATGTTAAGAAATTCACTAAATAATTTAGTCAAAATATAATCTATTCTAATAAACTCTCTTTTCTAAACTCCAAAACTCATAAGCACATATAAACGTACCATTACAAATGAAAATTACAGGCGCACACGCATAAAAACACGAATTGCCAATGGACATTACGTATCTAAATCCATTTTGCATGAACTTCATAAACATCTTAAATTAAACACTTCAACAAGTACCTATggaatagtagtagtagtagtatacaACTATATGATGACAGAAACCAAAAACAAGTTAAAAGAAATTACTAAATCTTAACGGGAGGGAAGGTAAAATCGGACCATATGTGAAGATTAAAGGCGACAATTAAAAGggtaaataaacaaaagtataagATTGCATGAACAAGTACTGATATCCCACTGGTATACATATTCCCGAACTCACAAAATCTTGTTCTTGATGGCAGCTGGAATAACAGTCCTGGTGACAATAATATGAACAATCCCACGGCTATCACCGATGGTGCCCAATCTGTTCCCATTTTCAATTTTATGTAACACTTGTTCTTGCTATAGCTGATGCTGATTGCTCTACTTGTTTGGTACGCACTTTGGTGAATAAGTGGTAATTTTTTAAGGCAATAATATACTGATTTTGCTTAGTGGAGAAGGAGGGAAGGAGGGGATCGATGCTAAACTTGAGAGTGATATGCACGCATGGtattaaaaagagaagaaagtatATATGGTGTGATTAATGGGAGCTTTTGCTTTATGGAGGAAGTTGACAGAAAGTAATTGGCTTTATGTATAAgtttccaaaaagaaaaaagataatgaGCTTTAATTCAGCTTCTCTAGGTTCACTCTCACTTACGTCTTCATATATGTTCACTGGAAGGGACTAGAATTTATATTGTACGTATAGGATTAATCAAATAGACCCATATTATATCCTTATtgtaaaaagatatttataaaacaaCTCTGTACTCGTGTACTACTAAGATAGCagtagtaattttattttttttcaaaaggagTAATTTGCTAAACATTGGGCTAGCCAACTAGTTCTGCCTAGGCGTTGTGTGGGACAAGGTCCTCCCTCCAAATACTCATTACCACAACCTCCCCGCTACTCAACTCCACATGGATAACTGGATGGATTGGTGGAAAAATAATGGACACAAACCTTTCAACACTCACACCTACTGGGGCACTTTTCTCCCCTATTGCTTGTGGTTCATCTGGACTGCCAGGAACAATAACCTCTTCAACAAGAAGCTAGAGAACACGTTCTGCTCCAAGAGATCATTGCTCACGCTACTGAATATGAATTGCTCATCAAAGATCATACTACCCCTGGCAGCAACACTACTATAGAGATCAAATGGATGCCTCCTAATAGGGGCATTACTAAACTCAATATCGATGGTGTTGTCAAACATAGCCCTGGACCAGGAGGAATAGGGGGTGTGTTTAGAAACCATGAGGGCCAATGGGCAGTGGCGGAGCTACACTTGAATTAGGGGGTTCATCCTTCGGcggaaaattatgttatatatacatggttaaaattattttttatgtatatatatattagatattgAACCCCCTTTGATTAGTTTTTATATTCACTTATGAACCCCCTTAGTAAAAATTCTTGTTTTGTCACTGCCAATGGGTAATGGGGTTCTACGAGAGTATTCCACTCACAACACCAGGTATGGCAGAATGACAGGTTTTACACAGAGGCCTGGTCATGGCCGCTATTCATAGATTAAGCCCCCTTGTCCTTGACACGGACTCACTTGATCTAATCACGATGCTTATAAAAAGTAATCCAAGATAAGCTAACATTATTGCTGAGTGCAGGTCACTAATCAGGGTACTGGGACATCCAGCACTGCAGCACACCTTTAGAGAAGCGAATGGTGTAGCAGATTGTCTAGCTAAGCACGCAGCTGGGAGCAGTGCCACTATCCTACCCAACCCACCAGCAGTTGTCCTTGAAGCATTGGAAGCAGACATGGAAGGAACTGTTTTTGTTAGACGTTTAAAACTCTCATCAATACCTACCCGACCGGGCTTTGGTGCGGAATTCTATTATCTCTCTTGGTACGTTTGAGGATACTCCCCCTCTGTTTTGCTGAACACTTGACTAATCAAATTTCCATCCATTttacaaaaaaacaaaatcaaaaatgGTGGCTTTCATTTTACATGCTACACTTTTTTTCACTCTTAATATAATGAGAAAGGAGTAATTtataattatacaaatatttatcGAGTTCTTTAATATAATGAGACAGGAGTAatttataactatacaaatatttATCGATTTCTTTAATCACACCTTTAGTTTTAAAAGAAAGATTTGTAACTTCTGTGCCGACCAAACAATGTGACATACATTGAGACGGGTAGCTCATACTACGTACATACAATAACTGTTACATACATCAAAGGCTGGCTACAGCTTACTGGTGAAGCTGCAACACTTCCTCGTTAGAATGTGAAAAGTAGTGCGCCTTCCGTTCTGAATTGATGCGTTCAAGCTTAAAACGCTCCTGAACACTTGAGATGTAGTTTGCTGCTTTTAGATCTACACATTCATTGTCAAGCATCTTGGCATAATTATAAGTCGTCGAAGTAGTACCACTACTCTTAGTACTGTTAGAGTACTCTTGTTGATCAGTAGTATTTTCGGCCACTGGTGGAATGTAAAATGAAATTTTGGGCTTCTGTGGGATGGATACTTGATCCTGGTTCAATATGAAGTCTACTGTGGCAGTACTTGATGAGGATAAGCTGGACGCGGTAGTACTATTTGGATTATAAGGAGCCAATTTTTGCTTTGGCTGCTGATGTTCGTGATGATTGAGATGGTGAATGATTGAAGGACGGTTCAGTTGATTAGGAACCCTGCTACTGCTGTTGCTGCTCCCATATTGATTAGTCGCTGGAGAAGGTTTAGGTggtgctgctgctgctgctgctcgATACAAAGACTTCACTAGCTTCCCTTTGATGAGCCCAAGTCGCTTGCGGCTAGATTCCATTGCTCTCCCTGTACTATTATTTTGTTAAATCAGTTACAGCTAGCAAGCTAGATATTTGATTTTTTCTGTTCTGATAGTAGAGAGGCGATTGAGAGCTGGTCTTTATATACTAGTAGAAATGAGCATTCAGCTAATATAATTAATTGAATGAACTGTTTAACTGTTGCAAGTTGATATGCATGAACACAACATGAATCACTAATCATCAGCTACTATTAATTATATCGTCCTTTTAGCTATATCCACAATATCTGGAATCTTTCTTTTTCTCCAACATGTGTTTCTTTTAAGACTACCTATAGTAACTAAACAAAAAAGTTCTATAAATATCTAAAAGCATAAAAGACTAGCAATAGTAGCTAAATAAAAATGGTTCTATAAATATCTAAAAGCATAAATGAGTGATTCCATATTTCAAAGTTACTGGTTGTGATCACCacgtatagtcaaattcaaaatGGAATTAAAGAAGTAAATACatgaataaactaaaaaaattctaCATCtcctatatatacataaaagataatTTACTCCTGTGACAACAGTACTTCTAATGCTTTGGTAATGGGTTATGGGCTAATTGCAATACTTTCTAATTAACTAGTTCCGCACCTGAGTTTTTTTTAATTGCTTAATTCATGTACATGCATGTGCGTGCATATCGTAATACTCTGCTTATTGACTAGCTACAagcctacaacaacaacaacatacccaatgaaaTCCCAGAAGAGAGGTCTGGGGAGAgtaaagtgtatgcagaccttaccactacctcacggaggtagagaggttgttttcaaaaGACCCTCGGCTCGAGTGGAGCAAATCCAGGTACAAATTAAAGAAGCTAATTGATTAGCTAGTACATTCGATATCAGTGCATCTTGCATAAATTCATGGAGTCTAGGCATAAGTAATGTTTATATTAATGCTTTGCGTGATTCTGATCTAGTTTCTGCATCATTATTTTAACTGGACAGGCGATGATTTCTTCCCTCAGAGAGCTTTGCAACAATATCTACATAGGAATCAAATCACTTTTCCATTTTGTAGTTGCATGTAACTGGATAAGAACAGTGTCTTTGTCAACACAGGAGTTAATTTCCAGCGTCAACGTTACTGCCTCATCTGATACTCTCTTTTTCATGACCATTAGAAGAACAAAACTACTATAGTAACATATGTGGTGTATATAATGCAGAAAATGATAATGTTCATATACCTTTAATTTTGCATCTTGAACTTTTTCATATATATGCTACTGGATATGTATGTCGATGACATCATGAATTGGCTGGCTAATTATGCGAGCCCTTCTCCTATTAGAGATTTTGAGGGGATCAATGCGACAGAgccaaatttttcattaaagggtCTAAAACATGaggtaaacaaaaaaaaaaaaaaaaaaaaaacgaagggagttcaacatctaatatttactttaaagaaaattttaaccacatataaatagtgtaattttCCGTTGAAGGGGATGAACCCCTCCGCCCTAGATTGTGATGGGAAGGTTGAAATAACCACTTAGTATGCAAGCTGGAATAGGTCAGTTGTTTAGAGCATGTGGCTGTTACACGCAAGGTCGAAGGTCTCAAGCCCACCATGACTCCTTATAGAGTCCAAAAGTAATCCCTTTTTAGTGGCTCTTTATGTCGTATGATATGGAGACATGTGATGTATGTGTGAATGTTATTAATAAGAGATCTGAATTATTTAAACAAATCCAACTTGAATATCAAGAGTTAGTTAGCCAAATTGAACTTGAACATCAAGAGTTACTTAGTCAAATTGAACTTGAATATCAAAGTTATGAATTTGTAAACATACCAAAAACATAGGAACTTTGGATTAAAAAGGACAAACAAGTTTTTCAATTAAGTGAGGTTCCTTCAAGTTTTTTAAATTAGGTGGAGgggacaatttttttttgagtttttttttaaagttttttcgtTCCAAAAACTTCTCCCGAACAACTGTAcgaagttgttcgacaactttgcgAAGTTGTTCAACAATTGTGTGAACTTGTTGAGACTAAtacagttgtcgaacaactatcCCAGTTGTTCAagagactttattttttttaactttataagattatgagacccacttatctctttttttaattaaagacttgaGAGGGTCTAtgaactcatttttctcaaaaacatatCAACAGTGAAAAAAAAAGTACCGCCCGCATTCGCTCTAGTTGTGTTACcttttattaatcttatttgaacactttatttctattttataacgcttagttttattttattttatatgtgaATCCTTTATGTCTTCTTCTCCACTCCACGCCATGCCAATACATtcaaagagacaaaaaaaaaagaaaaaaagcgaAATGGTCTATTGGACTTTTGTACTTGTTCAAATTTGTAAAGTGAATATTTTTACTTAGCCTTTTGTCATCTGATTACCTCAACtcatcaaaatacaagattttaaatttttctgaCAATTAACAAGCGTATGTGACATTAAGGTGGATAAGCTGAACACACCGTACGAATACACACGCATGGGTGCAAGTGAGTgtcatttttatattaaaataatttaaaaaaaaaaccatcCCCCTCGCCTCCTCCCCCAaacctttcttctttcttttccacCATTACAACCCCCAAACCCACCCTCCCTccaacttattttctttcttcttcttcatcagccCCCACCCCCATCTGCACCACCCACTCCATCccattgttcttcttcttcaacccCGCCCCCACCATgcctcaaaaaataataatttatcttctttttttcaaaatcccCTTTCCCTTCGTTCAAgatttacttttattctttttgcAAATCACTTTCTCAATTCAAACTTTTCATGttttttatgattaaaattttattttgaaattgagtgatagtggatattgaaaaagtaatgaaCTCCATGATAAGCTTGGAAAAACTTGAAGCTCAAGTTTGAAGATTAATAAATGATTTTTGTGGATCTTGtcaaagatatataaaatttaaaattgaaaattcattgtGTTTGTGTATgcgaatttatagttaaaaattttaattaattggaGAAAAATTTCAACCATTTGAAACAAATTTGATGTTCAATTTGTTAGCAAACATCAAgaacataattattaaaattctTCTACGATTCATaaaagttatttatttaattaaatttattttgatacttaattttttatgtggtatttaaaaatgatgtggaatTTACGTAGCATTTAAAAATGAAGTGAAAATTGATGTGGAGACGGTTGTATTACACACATCGAAATagggtttaaaatattttgttttgatgaGTTGACGGGTTTAGATGATAATAAACTTAGTAAAGATGTTTATTTTATGAACTCAGCCAAGTACAAGAGTCCATTACACCATTTCGTGAGAAAAAAAAAACTCGGTGCACTATGACATGAATCCTACTCTTTCAATGATTGGATTATATCTTGAAGTTGCTAATATGCATTTGCTATGTATAGAGTTTGAAAAACGATTATGTATTTCTGCAAGAGGTTATTTTCATGATATGAAAgcatgattttttaattatatgacaatAATTTTATCAGTTACGCTAAACTCTCTCTCAAATAAACAAGGGATGTGCTTTAGTTTATGTAACTTTTAAAGAAGTGAACA comes from Capsicum annuum cultivar UCD-10X-F1 chromosome 2, UCD10Xv1.1, whole genome shotgun sequence and encodes:
- the LOC107861060 gene encoding uncharacterized protein LOC107861060, with amino-acid sequence MGTDWAPSVIAVGLFILLSPGLLFQLPSRTRFCEFGNMYTSGISVLVHAILYFCLFTLLIVAFNLHIWSDFTFPPVKI